A single Myxococcales bacterium DNA region contains:
- a CDS encoding arylsulfatase codes for MLRYQAFVMRLYGPLLGALWAWGGCATAPPARLPEPSASAAARPRKAPNVIFIMADDLGYGHLGSYGQTRIETPHLDRMAAEGMRFTQYYAGSKVCAPSRSVLMTGLHTGHTSVRDNSGAVPLLDEDITLAERLRPLGYKTALFGKWGLGDVGSAGVPWQQGFDEFFGYLHQVHAHYYYPAFLWHKAEKVAFPENADDRKGRYAHDAIMDEALAWLERNHERPFFLYLPVTIPHTELQAPEDALAAYAGRFPEPTPFVGTHHLAPQPRPRTALAAMISRLDRDVGRLLALLRRLGLAEDTVVFFTSDNGASDDMSDATFFAANGPLRGHKRELYEGGIRVPLIVWGPSRIPKGRVSAHVFAAWDVLPTLVDLAGGEVPVGIDGVSVLPTLTGGTQAEMPFLYWEAGGERKLAQAVRHGSWKGLRVEPGAPLRLFDLRVDLAEAHDVSAQHPEVVETLESFLRQARRPPRPYPPTLPLYDYERKATGFVN; via the coding sequence ATGCTTCGCTACCAAGCCTTCGTGATGCGTCTTTATGGTCCGCTCCTGGGGGCCCTCTGGGCGTGGGGAGGCTGCGCGACGGCCCCGCCCGCCCGCCTGCCCGAACCTTCGGCTTCTGCGGCGGCGCGGCCCCGCAAGGCGCCGAACGTGATCTTCATCATGGCGGACGATCTCGGCTATGGGCACCTCGGCAGCTACGGGCAAACGCGCATAGAGACCCCTCACCTCGATCGCATGGCGGCCGAGGGCATGCGGTTCACGCAATACTACGCAGGCAGCAAGGTGTGTGCGCCCTCACGCAGCGTCTTGATGACGGGCTTGCATACGGGCCATACCTCGGTGCGTGACAACTCGGGCGCGGTGCCTCTTTTGGATGAAGACATCACGCTGGCCGAGCGTTTGCGGCCGCTGGGCTACAAGACGGCGCTCTTCGGCAAGTGGGGACTTGGTGACGTGGGCAGCGCCGGTGTCCCTTGGCAGCAAGGCTTCGACGAATTCTTCGGATACCTCCACCAAGTGCACGCGCATTACTACTACCCCGCCTTCCTCTGGCATAAAGCCGAGAAGGTCGCGTTCCCCGAAAACGCCGATGATCGCAAGGGCCGCTATGCGCACGATGCGATCATGGACGAAGCCTTGGCCTGGCTCGAGCGCAACCACGAACGCCCCTTCTTTCTCTACCTGCCGGTCACCATCCCTCATACGGAGCTGCAGGCCCCCGAAGACGCGCTGGCCGCCTACGCGGGGCGGTTCCCCGAGCCCACGCCGTTCGTGGGCACGCACCATCTCGCGCCGCAGCCTCGCCCCCGCACGGCGCTCGCGGCCATGATCTCACGCCTGGATCGCGACGTCGGCCGCCTGCTCGCCCTCCTGCGCAGGCTCGGCCTCGCCGAAGACACCGTGGTGTTCTTCACCAGCGACAACGGCGCCAGCGACGACATGTCCGATGCCACCTTCTTCGCGGCCAACGGACCGCTGCGGGGCCACAAGCGGGAGCTTTACGAAGGAGGCATTCGCGTCCCCCTGATCGTGTGGGGCCCGTCCCGCATTCCCAAGGGCCGCGTGAGCGCCCACGTTTTTGCGGCGTGGGACGTGTTGCCCACCCTCGTGGATCTGGCCGGGGGCGAGGTGCCCGTGGGCATCGATGGGGTCTCGGTGCTTCCCACCTTGACCGGCGGTACCCAGGCGGAGATGCCGTTCCTTTATTGGGAAGCGGGTGGAGAGCGGAAGCTGGCCCAAGCGGTGCGCCACGGGTCCTGGAAGGGGCTGAGGGTCGAGCCCGGGGCCCCGCTGCGCCTCTTCGATCTCCGGGTGGATCTGGCCGAGGCCCACGACGTCTCGGCCCAGCATCCCGAGGTCGTCGAGACCTTGGAATCCTTTCTCAGACAGGCCCGCCGCCCGCCACGCCCTTATCCACCGACGCTGCCGCTCTACGACTACGAACGCAAAGCCACAGGCTTCGTGAACTGA
- a CDS encoding AraC family transcriptional regulator translates to MHEDFDIPAQRYGRLWFRDGIAPMSYVHRHAELEVNLVVRGSGSYRVWNRRYDIHRHSIFWLFPEQEHTLCHTSEDFVMWVWIIKQDALLHLVSPEATKVLRHGNPPGHFCRALAPNDTRLLAALLQQVFTHQAHDDVFNSGLLHATATAWMMYSEGPGAGPAGTALHPAVEQVVELLSTREMDLPTLARKTRQNPSYLSRLFHQQMGVRLVEFRNRMRIQRFLEAYGHGKNLTMLAAALAAGFGSYPQFNRVFRELMGVAPRTYLARTNT, encoded by the coding sequence ATGCACGAGGACTTCGACATCCCTGCCCAGCGTTACGGTCGGCTTTGGTTCCGGGACGGCATCGCGCCCATGTCGTACGTGCACAGGCACGCAGAGCTCGAAGTCAATCTTGTGGTACGCGGGTCGGGCTCCTATCGGGTGTGGAACCGGCGCTACGACATCCATCGCCACAGCATATTTTGGCTGTTTCCGGAGCAAGAGCACACGCTGTGTCACACCTCCGAAGACTTCGTGATGTGGGTCTGGATCATCAAGCAAGACGCGCTTTTGCACCTGGTCTCCCCCGAGGCAACAAAGGTCCTGCGCCATGGGAACCCGCCGGGGCACTTCTGTCGGGCGCTCGCGCCGAACGACACGCGGCTGCTCGCCGCCCTGCTCCAGCAGGTGTTCACGCATCAGGCACACGACGACGTGTTCAACAGCGGCCTGCTCCACGCCACCGCCACGGCTTGGATGATGTATAGCGAAGGCCCGGGCGCAGGGCCTGCGGGTACGGCGCTTCATCCCGCAGTCGAACAGGTGGTCGAACTGCTCTCCACCCGCGAGATGGACCTGCCCACCCTGGCACGCAAAACGCGGCAAAACCCGAGCTATTTGAGCCGCCTGTTTCATCAGCAGATGGGCGTACGCCTGGTCGAGTTTCGCAACCGCATGCGCATTCAGCGCTTCCTCGAGGCGTACGGGCATGGAAAAAACCTCACGATGTTGGCGGCGGCGCTGGCCGCGGGCTTCGGAAGCTACCCGCAGTTCAACCGTGTGTTTCGTGAGCTCATGGGAGTCGCCCCCCGCACGTATCTGGCCCGCACGAACACGTGA
- a CDS encoding glycoside hydrolase, which translates to MLQAAGALAALVPSCTASSVAPLGAGVALPPVRREGRGIQHLENQHLQVTLFDDASAVIVVKASAQRWRMRRVALQDERPFEEGLVWPLSRRSSAQTYAARFVARQEGPHVRYVMFGRDGRPQATFVAHVTLEGAALCFDLRELPRELENLTFPPPLECDSLLFPQGVGAWVREPLTEPRFWRALGHLNMRFFAGLRGGHGWLAIFARGAENAGVMATEMSASPGWMQSLSTWRGPHTVRYEFVQGDHVAVARAFRVWAQGQGLHGSLREKLQHTPALQSLARGRLLTFVEAYTTDPLVDEERLRFGTGPGVSREPQLHVRLTHGDVARLLAEAKQMGVSQGMAMLQGWAPGGYDWRHPDVWPPEPALGSLSEMKALLTSSPPFTLGVHDNYQDIYRQSPSWPKGVNRRADGSRMPGGPWRGGQAFILNSRASLRYAERNWRELRTLGPRMMYIDTVTAASLYESHDPLETQTRADDLAGKRDLLRFFKEQGLVVGSEEGADFGVPLTDWVWCRHTRSARVSVPLWPLVYHDAVLSSRIQPHFDAVLSGDVRSAPRGPAPRWLPDLLWAYPMCESPEGEGKAARWAPTFAASLPVDAWLERTGTADLYAHRYVTEDGEVEQTEFSSGQALLANFGDQPTSFEGQTVPAGGFVMRA; encoded by the coding sequence GTGTTGCAGGCTGCCGGTGCGCTCGCGGCGTTGGTGCCTTCCTGCACGGCCAGCAGCGTAGCGCCTCTCGGGGCAGGCGTGGCGCTCCCGCCGGTGCGGCGCGAGGGACGCGGGATCCAGCACCTCGAGAACCAACACCTGCAAGTCACGCTCTTCGACGACGCCTCGGCCGTCATCGTGGTGAAGGCCAGTGCGCAGCGCTGGCGCATGCGGCGGGTGGCCCTTCAGGATGAACGCCCCTTCGAGGAGGGGCTCGTGTGGCCGCTGTCGCGTCGTTCGTCGGCGCAGACCTATGCCGCGCGCTTCGTGGCCCGGCAAGAAGGGCCGCACGTCCGTTACGTCATGTTTGGACGCGACGGGCGCCCGCAGGCCACGTTCGTGGCGCACGTCACGCTCGAAGGCGCGGCCCTGTGTTTCGACCTGCGGGAGCTGCCGCGCGAGCTCGAGAACCTCACCTTTCCGCCTCCACTCGAGTGTGACAGCCTTCTCTTCCCGCAGGGTGTAGGGGCATGGGTCAGGGAGCCGCTCACGGAGCCGCGCTTTTGGCGCGCCCTCGGGCATCTCAACATGCGCTTTTTCGCCGGGCTGCGCGGCGGGCACGGCTGGCTCGCCATCTTCGCGCGCGGGGCGGAGAACGCCGGGGTCATGGCCACGGAGATGTCGGCCTCTCCCGGGTGGATGCAATCGCTGTCGACGTGGCGGGGGCCTCACACCGTTCGGTATGAGTTCGTGCAGGGAGATCACGTTGCCGTCGCGCGCGCGTTTCGCGTGTGGGCCCAAGGTCAGGGCCTGCACGGCTCGCTCCGCGAGAAGCTGCAACACACCCCCGCGTTGCAGAGCCTGGCGCGCGGCCGCCTGCTCACCTTCGTGGAGGCCTACACCACGGACCCTCTTGTCGACGAAGAGCGCCTGCGCTTCGGGACCGGACCTGGCGTGTCCCGAGAACCGCAGCTCCACGTACGCCTCACACACGGGGATGTCGCGCGTTTGTTGGCCGAGGCGAAGCAGATGGGTGTGTCACAAGGCATGGCCATGCTGCAAGGCTGGGCGCCGGGGGGATACGACTGGCGCCACCCCGATGTCTGGCCTCCCGAGCCTGCTTTGGGCTCGCTTTCCGAGATGAAGGCCTTGCTGACTTCGTCACCGCCCTTCACGCTCGGCGTGCACGACAACTACCAAGACATCTACCGCCAATCCCCCAGCTGGCCCAAGGGCGTCAACCGTCGCGCCGATGGCAGCCGGATGCCCGGGGGCCCCTGGCGCGGCGGCCAGGCATTCATCTTGAACTCACGAGCCAGCCTGCGCTACGCCGAACGTAACTGGCGAGAGCTGCGGACCCTCGGCCCTCGCATGATGTACATCGACACCGTCACGGCCGCGTCCCTCTATGAAAGCCACGACCCTTTGGAGACGCAGACCCGTGCGGACGATCTCGCGGGCAAACGAGATCTGCTGCGATTCTTCAAGGAACAAGGTTTGGTTGTGGGCAGCGAAGAGGGCGCCGACTTCGGTGTGCCGCTCACGGACTGGGTGTGGTGCCGCCACACCCGCAGCGCGCGCGTGTCCGTTCCGCTGTGGCCGCTCGTCTACCATGATGCAGTGCTGAGCAGCCGCATTCAGCCGCACTTCGATGCGGTCTTGAGTGGCGATGTTCGGTCTGCGCCGCGCGGGCCCGCCCCCCGCTGGCTTCCGGATCTGCTGTGGGCCTATCCGATGTGCGAGTCCCCTGAGGGCGAAGGGAAAGCCGCGCGGTGGGCGCCCACCTTCGCCGCGTCGCTGCCCGTCGACGCGTGGCTCGAGCGGACGGGCACTGCCGACCTCTACGCGCACCGGTACGTAACGGAAGACGGAGAGGTGGAACAAACCGAGTTCTCGAGCGGTCAGGCCTTGCTGGCGAACTTCGGAGACCAGCCCACGAGTTTCGAGGGCCAAACGGTCCCGGCCGGTGGCTTCGTCATGCGCGCGTAG
- the vgrG gene encoding type VI secretion system tip protein VgrG, with the protein MAMDRRFTVVSPLGEDVLRLKSMNGHEALGRPFRYELELLSEQAEVDVDMLIGAPMTIEVRLPDEGLRRFCGLVTSFGEAGGFGRYARFHAVLEPWFAVLDLSTDCRIFQALPVPEIAKSVFRDHGFSDFDERLYEIYREWEYMVQYRESAFAFISRLMEQEGIYYHFRHEVDRHFLVFADSSSSHDLAAGYEEIPFFPPGQTRRERESVNSFHRVHQMQSGAVALTDFDFKRPKVSLMAEVSDPGPHAHASFEVYDFPGEYEAAAVGQDLAKRRLEERQAAYERFEGTGDVAGVGVGQLFKLTNHPLDGHNKEYLVVESQYTLVVNGYESADQGLDESFHWSFSAIDSRRPFRTPGRTKKPLIRGPQTAVVVGPGGEEVWVDEFGRIKVQFHWDRVGQKNENSSCWVRVSQAWAGAGFGVVTLPRIGQEVVVEFLEGDPDRPLVTGRVYNADNMPPYKLPDNKTQSGVKSRSSKGGTADNCNEIRLEDKKGSELFFVQAEKDLETLTKHDEQRTTRNNRTKTVGNDETVSIGANRSATVGKSETLTVGENQSESIGGDQSTSIGANHTVTVGAGQAVMVAAVQSVAVGGAQSLDVGAEQSVSIGGAQSLDVGMNRSLNVGGGHTVTVGKDENVTIEGKQAIKVMKDGTLDIGKKMVLTVGDELTIKVGKASITLKKDGSITIDGKDVKLKASGKIDLNASSDVKIKGSKVGQN; encoded by the coding sequence ATGGCCATGGATCGGCGGTTCACGGTGGTTTCGCCTTTGGGCGAAGACGTGTTGAGGCTCAAGAGCATGAACGGGCACGAAGCGCTCGGGCGTCCGTTTCGCTACGAACTCGAGCTTCTCTCGGAGCAAGCCGAGGTGGACGTGGACATGCTCATCGGCGCGCCCATGACGATCGAGGTACGGCTTCCCGACGAGGGGCTGCGCCGCTTCTGTGGCCTGGTCACCTCGTTCGGTGAGGCGGGTGGCTTTGGCCGCTACGCCCGCTTTCACGCCGTGCTCGAGCCCTGGTTTGCGGTGCTCGATCTGTCGACTGATTGTCGGATCTTTCAGGCCCTGCCGGTGCCCGAGATCGCCAAGAGCGTGTTTCGCGACCACGGGTTCTCGGACTTCGACGAGCGCCTGTACGAGATCTACCGCGAGTGGGAGTACATGGTGCAGTACCGTGAGTCGGCCTTCGCTTTCATCAGCCGCCTGATGGAACAGGAGGGCATCTACTACCACTTTCGCCACGAAGTCGACCGACACTTCCTGGTGTTTGCCGACTCCTCGAGTTCGCATGATCTGGCCGCCGGCTACGAAGAGATCCCGTTTTTTCCTCCCGGGCAAACGCGCCGAGAGCGAGAGAGCGTGAACTCGTTTCATCGCGTGCATCAGATGCAATCGGGGGCGGTGGCCCTCACCGACTTCGACTTCAAGCGGCCCAAGGTCAGCCTGATGGCCGAGGTCAGCGACCCTGGCCCGCACGCCCACGCCTCCTTCGAGGTCTATGACTTTCCCGGCGAATACGAGGCGGCGGCGGTCGGACAAGACCTTGCGAAGCGGCGCCTCGAAGAGCGCCAGGCCGCCTACGAGCGCTTCGAGGGCACCGGAGACGTGGCAGGCGTGGGTGTGGGACAGCTTTTCAAGCTCACCAATCACCCCCTCGACGGTCACAACAAAGAATACCTGGTGGTGGAGTCTCAGTACACCCTTGTGGTCAATGGCTACGAGTCGGCCGATCAGGGGCTCGACGAGAGTTTTCACTGGTCGTTTTCGGCGATCGATTCCCGACGCCCCTTTCGTACGCCGGGGCGCACGAAGAAGCCCCTCATCAGGGGGCCCCAGACCGCGGTGGTGGTAGGGCCGGGGGGCGAGGAGGTCTGGGTCGACGAGTTCGGTCGCATCAAGGTGCAGTTTCACTGGGATCGCGTGGGACAGAAGAACGAGAACAGCTCGTGCTGGGTCCGCGTGTCACAGGCCTGGGCGGGGGCGGGCTTCGGGGTGGTGACGTTGCCCCGCATCGGGCAAGAGGTGGTGGTCGAGTTCTTGGAAGGTGATCCGGACCGGCCCCTCGTCACGGGGCGTGTTTACAACGCCGACAACATGCCGCCGTACAAGCTGCCCGACAACAAGACCCAAAGCGGGGTCAAGTCCCGCAGCAGCAAGGGCGGCACCGCGGACAACTGCAACGAGATCCGCCTCGAGGACAAAAAGGGCAGCGAACTCTTCTTCGTGCAGGCGGAAAAGGATCTGGAAACGCTCACCAAACACGACGAGCAACGCACGACCCGAAACAACCGCACGAAGACGGTGGGGAACGACGAAACCGTCTCGATCGGCGCCAACCGCAGCGCCACCGTGGGAAAGAGCGAAACTCTCACGGTGGGCGAGAACCAAAGCGAGAGCATCGGCGGCGACCAGAGTACGTCTATCGGCGCCAACCACACGGTGACCGTGGGGGCAGGCCAAGCCGTGATGGTGGCCGCCGTCCAGTCGGTGGCTGTAGGGGGCGCCCAATCTCTCGACGTGGGCGCGGAGCAATCTGTGTCCATCGGAGGGGCCCAATCCCTTGACGTCGGCATGAATCGTTCCCTGAACGTGGGGGGCGGCCACACCGTGACCGTGGGGAAAGATGAAAACGTAACAATTGAGGGGAAACAGGCCATCAAAGTCATGAAGGATGGCACCCTCGACATCGGAAAGAAGATGGTGCTCACCGTGGGTGACGAGCTCACCATCAAGGTGGGCAAGGCGTCCATCACCCTCAAAAAGGATGGCTCAATCACCATCGATGGTAAGGACGTGAAGCTCAAGGCTTCGGGCAAGATTGATCTGAACGCCTCGAGTGACGTCAAGATCAAGGGCAGCAAGGTCGGCCAGAACTGA
- a CDS encoding PAS domain S-box protein codes for MSRIAPDDRPPEDAASARLLERIAQLEAQLHAAHQAREEATEAEELLKGLFAAVPAFIIRYDADYRLKAISRMQPGFDRAQVLGTNFFDYMPPEHHSVAREAVERCLATGEPQRYQVSGMGPHGQPADYESYVAPVKDADGSTGFVLVAIDVTSQNAQALALRKSESMLDLALEAAGVALWAVELRSQRVTWNDHAFQLFGHPEALLPGDYARLLVHPDDQASVLADMQRPLLPGRFAGPPHRIIRPDGELRWVSTIRDVLCDERGQPTHIIGGTMDVTQQHEREMRARGAQRMEAMGQLTAGIAHNFNNMLAAIVPALDLMRPVIPSDLDGIAAGAQKAAARATEMVRQLMTFAGKRNETPRAVSVALVVSRSLEICRNAFERHVSLSVEVLDDVDVFVAAADLEQAVVNLLINARDAVLASSRIDKRVLVRVRRVEATPTPDEPPSVSLYACIEVEDNGVGMTPEVQAHIFEPFFTTKDVGRGTGLGLALAHAVVKQAGGCTGCRSAPGEGTQLSFYLPAVEATLHDGERMDRGDSAVSLGIRDVLVVDDEDDVAAATAALLQRHGLRVWRASTLAQALDLARELPSIELVLLDRSMPGGPADLILPDLRKHLPRARVLFFTGQDLDADQAALVDGVVFKPVNDQALLAQLFPQGSTVKTPV; via the coding sequence GTGTCGCGCATAGCCCCCGACGACCGCCCCCCCGAAGACGCCGCGTCCGCCCGGCTCCTCGAGCGCATCGCCCAGCTGGAAGCGCAGCTTCATGCGGCCCACCAGGCCCGCGAAGAGGCGACGGAGGCCGAGGAGCTGCTCAAGGGTCTCTTCGCGGCGGTCCCCGCCTTCATCATCCGCTACGACGCGGACTACAGGCTGAAGGCCATCAGCCGCATGCAGCCGGGGTTCGACCGGGCGCAGGTGCTGGGCACAAACTTCTTCGACTACATGCCCCCCGAACACCATTCCGTGGCACGCGAAGCCGTGGAACGCTGCCTGGCCACGGGCGAGCCCCAGCGCTACCAGGTCTCGGGGATGGGCCCGCACGGCCAGCCGGCGGACTACGAGAGCTACGTGGCCCCCGTCAAAGACGCAGACGGAAGCACCGGCTTCGTTTTGGTGGCCATCGACGTGACCTCCCAGAACGCTCAGGCCCTGGCGCTTCGCAAGAGCGAGTCGATGTTGGATCTGGCGCTCGAGGCGGCGGGGGTTGCCCTGTGGGCAGTCGAGCTGCGCTCGCAGAGGGTTACCTGGAACGACCACGCTTTCCAGCTTTTTGGCCACCCCGAGGCGTTGCTGCCCGGGGACTACGCGCGGCTATTGGTGCATCCGGACGACCAAGCGAGCGTGCTTGCCGACATGCAGCGCCCCCTGCTTCCCGGGCGCTTCGCGGGGCCCCCTCACCGCATCATCCGCCCCGATGGTGAGCTGCGCTGGGTCTCCACGATCCGCGACGTGCTCTGCGACGAGCGCGGGCAGCCGACGCACATCATCGGCGGCACCATGGACGTGACCCAACAACACGAGCGTGAGATGCGGGCCCGGGGGGCGCAGCGCATGGAGGCCATGGGGCAGCTCACGGCGGGGATCGCCCACAACTTCAACAACATGCTCGCAGCGATCGTCCCCGCGCTCGATCTCATGCGTCCCGTGATCCCGAGCGACCTCGATGGCATCGCGGCGGGTGCGCAGAAGGCCGCAGCGCGGGCCACGGAGATGGTGCGACAGTTGATGACCTTCGCGGGCAAACGCAACGAAACGCCCCGAGCCGTTTCGGTGGCCTTGGTCGTGAGCCGGTCCCTCGAGATCTGTCGCAACGCCTTCGAGCGCCACGTTTCCCTATCGGTAGAGGTGCTGGACGACGTCGACGTCTTCGTGGCAGCCGCCGACCTCGAGCAAGCGGTGGTGAACCTGCTCATCAACGCGCGAGATGCGGTATTGGCCTCCTCCAGGATCGACAAGCGCGTTTTGGTTCGCGTGCGCCGGGTCGAGGCAACTCCCACGCCAGACGAGCCCCCTTCCGTGAGCCTATATGCCTGCATCGAGGTCGAGGACAACGGCGTGGGCATGACCCCCGAGGTGCAAGCCCACATCTTCGAGCCCTTCTTCACCACGAAGGACGTGGGCCGCGGCACAGGGCTCGGGCTGGCATTGGCCCATGCGGTGGTGAAGCAAGCGGGCGGATGTACCGGGTGCCGATCGGCGCCTGGGGAGGGCACGCAGCTCAGCTTCTACTTGCCAGCCGTCGAGGCTACCTTGCACGACGGAGAGCGCATGGACCGTGGCGATTCCGCCGTTTCCCTCGGCATCCGTGACGTCTTGGTGGTGGACGACGAGGACGACGTGGCGGCGGCGACCGCGGCCCTGTTGCAGCGACACGGCCTGCGCGTATGGCGTGCTTCGACGCTCGCGCAAGCGCTGGACCTCGCGCGTGAGCTGCCCTCGATCGAGCTCGTGCTCCTCGACCGCTCGATGCCGGGAGGGCCTGCGGATCTCATTCTTCCCGACCTTCGCAAACACCTGCCCAGGGCGCGGGTGCTGTTCTTCACGGGGCAAGACCTCGACGCCGACCAGGCCGCTTTGGTGGACGGGGTGGTGTTCAAGCCGGTCAACGACCAGGCACTGCTGGCCCAGCTCTTCCCGCAAGGCAGCACGGTCAAAACGCCTGTGTGA
- a CDS encoding DUF1552 domain-containing protein → MKPVVVSRRQVLRGAGGFTLALPFLPSLVPVRAYAATPVIARQPRLVSLASNHGGVREATMYPPEAWLDKSLQLYPGHQIRWGSLKSQTEGGSTALSGILRGPTNKLTPALVQKLNVIRGLDVPWYIAHNTGGHLGNYARNDGNGGDGKALQGKSTPTIDQLLAFSDKFYPNLSGIRERAMITGAINQLSFNFSNPANRSGTIQPISGTGEPKDLFTKIFDPAGGGMGAPPPAARAPIVDRVRENYKRLRESNRRLSAEDRQRLDDHMQRLAELELRVGGGPVVRSAACKDQKAPGAVTGRARYQALNDVIAAAFICGTSRIAVMGIDESQFASNSSNWHQGVAHLWDTSGQGLLVEANRNLFSEVFVDLIAKLGVEEQPGQTILDNSFVVWTNESGEETHDSRSRPTITAGGGAGAFQTGLYIDYRNMAPSARLSMFGQAKGQTGLTHNQFLATILQSYGLPASDWQNIPNNGRTGYGLDFVSGDYKKAYVPQVMENASKPLPVLTRG, encoded by the coding sequence ATGAAGCCAGTTGTCGTTAGCCGTCGTCAGGTGCTACGGGGTGCCGGGGGATTCACGTTGGCGCTTCCCTTCCTTCCTTCGCTGGTTCCGGTCCGCGCCTACGCGGCCACTCCCGTGATCGCGCGCCAGCCTCGTCTGGTGTCGCTGGCGTCGAACCACGGGGGCGTGCGAGAAGCCACGATGTACCCGCCCGAGGCGTGGCTCGACAAGTCTCTGCAGCTTTACCCGGGGCACCAGATCCGGTGGGGAAGCTTGAAGTCACAGACCGAGGGCGGAAGCACCGCTCTATCCGGAATTCTGCGGGGACCCACGAACAAGTTGACCCCCGCGTTGGTTCAGAAGCTCAACGTGATCCGAGGGCTCGACGTTCCCTGGTACATCGCGCACAACACGGGCGGTCACCTCGGCAACTACGCCCGCAACGACGGCAACGGTGGCGACGGGAAGGCCTTGCAGGGCAAATCCACGCCCACCATCGACCAGCTCCTGGCTTTCTCCGATAAGTTCTATCCGAATCTCTCCGGGATTCGGGAGCGGGCCATGATCACGGGCGCGATCAACCAGCTGTCGTTCAACTTTTCGAACCCCGCGAACCGGTCGGGCACCATTCAGCCCATTTCGGGAACGGGAGAGCCCAAAGACCTGTTTACGAAGATCTTCGACCCCGCTGGGGGGGGGATGGGGGCGCCGCCCCCCGCGGCGCGAGCTCCCATCGTCGACCGCGTGCGGGAGAACTACAAGCGCCTCAGAGAATCCAACCGACGTTTGTCGGCGGAGGACCGCCAGAGGCTCGATGATCACATGCAGCGGCTCGCGGAGCTCGAACTCCGCGTGGGAGGCGGTCCCGTGGTGCGGTCGGCGGCGTGCAAAGATCAGAAGGCCCCCGGCGCGGTCACCGGTCGCGCGCGCTATCAGGCCTTGAATGACGTCATCGCTGCGGCGTTCATTTGCGGCACGAGTCGAATCGCCGTGATGGGGATCGATGAGAGCCAGTTTGCCTCGAACAGCAGCAATTGGCACCAGGGTGTCGCTCACTTGTGGGACACCTCGGGGCAGGGGCTGCTCGTGGAAGCCAATCGCAACCTCTTCTCCGAGGTGTTCGTGGATCTCATCGCGAAGCTCGGCGTCGAGGAGCAGCCGGGCCAAACGATCCTGGACAACAGCTTCGTGGTTTGGACCAACGAGTCCGGAGAAGAGACTCACGATTCTCGCAGCCGCCCCACGATCACGGCAGGCGGAGGCGCGGGAGCCTTCCAAACGGGCCTGTACATCGACTACCGCAACATGGCGCCCTCTGCCCGCCTGTCCATGTTTGGGCAGGCCAAGGGGCAAACAGGCCTCACGCACAACCAGTTCCTGGCCACGATTCTTCAGTCGTACGGGCTTCCTGCTTCCGACTGGCAGAACATTCCCAACAACGGCCGCACCGGATACGGTCTCGACTTCGTCTCCGGCGACTACAAAAAGGCTTACGTTCCCCAGGTCATGGAGAACGCCAGCAAACCGCTGCCCGTATTGACCCGCGGGTAG